From a single Bemisia tabaci chromosome 10, PGI_BMITA_v3 genomic region:
- the LOC109034786 gene encoding PAX3- and PAX7-binding protein 1 has translation MFKKPKRNFRARDFQGDDNEEGDDKVETDPPAQKLQVPKKAAKEKKAETVKQSMLSFGEDWDEGDDGEVFKVKKSAQSKKIKKQMTLEKKKKKEPKPEIKETKPAEKVITVNDAVTIKIKNPIAGPVPGKILNGREAEVANYEGSESDEEDGPNSHKFSHPDHVKFLLKSGHIPDANLIHEARKRRQKAREMGDFIPLEESAKTESTEDKSRLIREDAEDSEEEERINMAGIRSQKLDKQERREAFDAAQQSENEEDLDGGEEDEWENQQIRKAVSGAQLAAVQQESMFMQQYMNSVQMLPQVPSFIPTVPVAPVTIAPTPDLDAVFTTKPLVFEGSSITQNPQSVVKLLRERLTSLEEVHRRHKLDRDALKHELQSLAEENERCKAETPNLAQRFRFYQDLRGYVTDLVECLDEKIPILVELEQRMLNLYGKRAQELISRRRQDVKDQAEELSMSNSRLGGGVLKRDEVKARRAAEREGRRIRRVRARETKSLGKHVDGMSSDDEVTEREAANFRSQKETIEQDAVRLFEDVVEDFSSVGGALRKFNQWRTEDKTAYCEAYVSITLPRILAPFIRLDLVSWNPLLANGGDLDQYPWYKSLMLYGVHQGETEEMLKEDVDVQLVPRVIEKIIIPKLTQLISSCWDPMSNSQTLLLVTLLTHLIQDHPTLGPESKLLTSLFGTVIDKMKDSVENDVYIPIYTKQTMETNRWGPFFQRQFASAVKLLTNLVRWQGLISDTLLGQVAIDPVLNRYLLMSLRTLEPIEASIKCHTIVNVLPRVWLHPSCPLTQLKPFLEFTKTVGKQMDSTSSMAREALNNINKMLKYAS, from the exons atGTTCAAAAAGCCGAAGCGTAACTTCCGTGCCAGGGATTTTCAAGGTGATGACAATGAAGAAGGAGACGATAAGGTTGAAACAGATCCTCCCGCTCAGAAGTTACAAGTGCCAAAAAAAGCAGCGAAAGAGAAGAAAGCTGAAACTGTGAAGCAGTCTATGCTAAGTTTCGGTGAAGATTGGGATGAAG GAGACGATGGAGAAGTCTTTAAGGTAAAGAAATCTGCGCAGAGCAAGAAGATTAAAAAGCAAATGACcctggaaaagaagaagaaaaaagaaccaAAACCTGAAATCAAGGAGACCAAACCTGCGGAAAAAGTCATAACTGTGAATGATGCTGTcacaatcaaaataaaaaaccccATT GCTGGTCCAGTGCCTGGCAAAATCTTAAATGGGCGGGAAGCTGAAGTTGCGAATTATGAAGGCAGCGAGTCCGATGAAGAGGATGGACCAAACTCCCATAAATTTTCTCATCCAGATCATGTCAAATTCCTTCTCAAAA GTGGTCATATACCAGATGCCAACCTCATCCATGAAGCAAGGAAAAGACGCCAAAAAGCAAGAGAAATGGGCGATTTCATTCCCCTTGAAGAAAGTGCCAA AACCGAGTCAACTGAAGACAAATCCAGATTGATTCGGGAAGATGCAGAAGACAGTGAAGAAGAAGAGCGTATCAACATGGCTGGCATCAGATCACAAAAACTGGATAAGCAAGAGAGGAGAGAAGCATTTGACGCAGCACAGCAATCAG AAAATGAAGAGGACTTAGACGGAGGAGAAGAAGACGAATGGGAAAACCAGCAAATTAGAAAAGCTGTTTCTGGTGCTCAG CTAGCAGCAGTTCAACAGGAGAGCATGTTCATGCAGCAGTATATGAACTCAGTACAGATGTTACCGCAAGTACCCAGTTTCATTCCAACTGTTCCTGTGGCCCCAGTCACCATCGCTCCAACCCCAGACCTGGATGCAGTTTTTACAACAAAACCTTTAGTTTTTGAAGGTTCAAGTATTACTCAAAATCCTCAAAGTGTGGTTAAGTTACTTCGAGAGAG ACTGACGAGTTTAGAGGAAGTCCATCGGAGGCACAAGTTGGACAGAGATGCTTTGAAACATGAGCTTCAGAGTCTGGCGGAAGAAAACGAGCGATGCAAAGCGGAAACGCCTAACCTGGCGCAGCGTTTTAGATTTTATCAAGATTTACGTGGGTATGTCACTGACCTGGTAGAATGTCTTGACGAGAAG ATTCCGATTTTGGTTGAGTTAGAGCAACGAATGCTGAATTTGTATGGGAAAAGAGCACAAGAACTTATCTCCAGAAGGCGGCAGGACGTCAAAGACCAAGCAGAAGAACTTTCAATGAGCAACTCAA GACTTGGAGGTGGCGTCTTAAAAAGAGATGAAGTCAAAGCACGGCGAGCAGctgaaagagaaggaagaaggaTCAGGAGAGTGCGTGCGCGAGAGACGAAATCGTTGGGGAAGCATGTTGATGGTATGTCCAGTGATGATGAAGTCACTGAAAGAGAAGCTGCCAACTTCCGCTCCCAAAAAG aaaCAATTGAGCAAGATGCTGTGCGACTGTTCGAAGATGTTGTCGAGGACTTTTCATCTGTTGGAGGTGCCTTGAGAAAGTTTAACCAATGGAGGACAGAGGATAAGACAGCCTATTGCGAGGCTTATGTTAGCATAACGTTACCTAGAATATTGGCCCCTTTTATCCGCCTGGATCTAGTTTCTTGGAATCCTTTATTAGCT aATGGTGGTGACCTAGATCAGTATCCATGGTACAAAAGTTTGATGCTTTATGGAGTGCACCAGGGTGAGACGGAAGAAATGCTCAAGgaagatgtagatgtgcaactCGTGCCAAGGGTCAtcgaaaaaataatcattcCAAAATTAACTC AGCTAATTTCATCTTGTTGGGACCCCATGTCAAATAGTCAAACTCTTCTATTAGTCACTCTTCTAACGCATCTAATCCAAGATCATCCAACACTAGGACCTGAAAGCAAGCTTCTGACATCGCTATTTGGTACTGTCATCGACAAAATGAAAGACAGTGTCGAAAATGATGTATACATCCCCATCTATACCAAACA GACGATGGAAACAAACAGGTGGGGCCCATTTTTTCAGCGGCAGTTTGCATCCGCCGTCAAGTTGTTGACGAATTTGGTCCGGTGGCAAGGTCTGATAAGCGATACACTTCTTGGACAAGTTGCTATTGACCCGGTCTTAAATCGCTATTTACTGATGTCACTTCGAACTTTAGAGCCTATTGAAGCCTCAATTAAATGTCACACG ATAGTCAATGTGTTACCTCGAGTATGGCTGCATCCCAGTTGTCCACTTACGCAACTGAAACCATTCCTCGAATTTACTAAAACTGTCGGCAAGCAAATGGATTCAACATCATCCATGGCTAG GGAAGCACTGAATAACAtcaataaaatgttgaaatatgCCTCTTGA